CATCTGATCTTGGTAAATCTTTTTGCAACAGAGCTTACTACTGCAATCACAGTCTGTAGTGaggtctctctccctcttcagCGCCTCTCCGCACCCAACCCTCCGCTCATGAATGTGATCCTGCACCCCTCCCAGGCCCACTCACATCAGGGTGCCTCCTTCTCCTGTGAGCGagcccttcctcctccttcccgaTACCAGAAGCATGTCTCCCCCGTCTCCCAAAAGCAGCGAGTGAGACATGCCTCTGGATAAATGTGCTGCTCGGCCACGGCCCCTCAAACCAGCGACGCCCGTCTCTCCTCTGGCGTTTCGTCCAGTATCTGAAGCAGCAGGTCACAGAGGGGCTTCGCAATGGTGCGGTAAGCCGTCGATGTCAGGTGGAGGAAGTCGAACATGTCCTGCGGGCCGATGGTTCCGTCAGAGTGGACGAACTCTCCGCTTACATCCAGGAACTGAGCCTGACCCAGTCGCGGCAGCCAGGAGCGCAGAAACCCATTAACGGCCGCGTTCTTCTCCCTCAGTGGGTTTGGACGCTCCCCTCGAGGCATTAAACCCTGAGGacaacaaaaatgtttccaCTTACATAGGAAGGCACTTagatttaaaacaacattttgcatttcatttagttgctatgaatacattttgtcacattGTTAAAAGTTTCTAAGTCTTTAAAACTATTAGAATCATTTTTCCACTGAAATCCAAGAGCACAAATGGCCGCAAGCACTAAAACTCAGTTATTATTTATGGAGGACGAATCCGCAGTTTGTTCATCTGCCTGGAAGCTGCGTTTacttcactgaaataaaaaacaacacagtgtaGAACTATTAAGTCTCTTGCCTGAGTCTATCCTCTTTTCatttgaaacatgttttaaaaaaatatgtctttaGTTAAAGAGGACAATTAGCAAATGCTATGATTCATTcaagcatacagtatgtaattcTAACTTTAAGCAGCACATCCACACTGCAGAGCTGGCCACTTGTATGAGAAATACTCTACAAACGAGGCACGTCACTCCAAATCcaaaacaaattatatttttgctGAGATTGTGCTGACATTGGTGTTAAAGAGTAATAATCAACATCAACTCTGTTGCACAGCAGctgtgttctttgtttttaattgtggtTTTAACATTTAAGGTCATTGACTTTAACAGTCCAAACATGGTTCAGTGTCTCACCAAGTCTTGAATACAGAATATTAACAACCCAGTAAAGTAGTTATATATTTgcctaaaaaaataaaccagGAAAAATTGTTAATTTTCAGATGCCAATAGAAATTTTGGAATcaaacaaaatgcaacaaaagacAACTAAACTTACCAGTACAACTATCTTCGCCTTGGGGAGGCTGGAGGTGAGCAGCTTTGCGATGGCGAGAATTCCGCCTGCAACTTGCTCTGCTGTGTGTTCGTGATTGTTGGTTCCAACCCACAACACCACCGCCTGGACAagaccacagacacacactttgttCACTTTGACAGAACATGCTGTAATCTCCAAGGCTCTGGTCAAAGCATGATATAATGTTATAACAGCAGCATGTTAGCAGTCAGTTGTTTTGAGTAATTGAGTTCTCATGACTTGATATCTGGCTAATAAGTGAACAATGCAAGCTGTTCATGGAGTATATATCATTTGAACAGTCAATGAGCACAGTTAGGGTGATACAGTAAGCTGCTACTGCtacaatattttacaaatgcaCGGTGCAAATCAATAACATGGCTGCTGGAGCCACAAAAGCTGTTCTGGACAAGACTCACTGATGACAATGACCCACAAGACCATCTCAACAtcggaggtaaacatggagggaTTAAACACCAGCTATTATCATGGCCACATGGATCTTCTCTGCCAAGCATCCTGCCAGCCAATGTACAGGCACTGGATAATAAACTGGAGGTCCTCTGTTGCTGCATCAGTTTCCAATGGGATATCAGGAACTATTGTCCTTTGTTTCACCGAAACTAGGCTAAATCCACCACACAGTGCCTGGTACAAAAACAGTACGAAAACAGTACCGCAGGGCCCTGCTAGGAGCGGTTTGTTCGGCTGAACACACAATAGGCCGTGCTTTACTCTGCCTGAAGGATCTTTACTCCAGGCACTGCAAGAATAAGGCTAGAAGAATAATTAAAGACCAAACCACCttgaaaacagcattttcaaAAGCATCCTAGaagcagctctcctctctgctccactAAAAATGTGCACCTGGTCTATTTTTGATGGAACCCACACCAAGCTACACGGACAAGATCGAGCAgggcaggaagtcagacacaggaATCAAGACGCAAGACTGCCCCTCaatcatatacatatattaattCCTATTCCTATCCTATTGCACAAATTGACAGGATTACATTACACTGTGATTGTAAATCATGTTTtgacaaataaacttgactgaatgcatgttttttgtgcatGAGGGACAGATAGTGCATGTGGAAGGTCTCTCTGCCTCAGACAGACACAACAGTGTGTACAGATTGTGGATAACATgagtaaaatatgtttgcaaGAGCTCATTTTGTGTGTGGCCTGTAAAAGTGGTAAAATACAAGAGCTaaattaaatgacttttttctaAACTGATGATCTTAGTCTGCTTGTCTCACCTTGGGACGGATGTTCTCCAGCTCTCCATTCTGCAGCCTCCACAGCACATTACAGGTGGTGTCGCCTCCAATGCCAAAGTTAAGAGCATGAAGAGGAGAGAACAACTCCCTCCAGACCTATTGACATAAAATCACAAATCTGTATTTAATACGCGCTTTCTCCGATACTTCGACTATAGCTTGGTCTATTAAACATCACAAAACTGTGGAAAATGCCCATCACAACCCTAAAGGGTTGCTTTATTGCTATATAACATACACCACTGATTCTACTAATCTACATATCCAACAGTAGATCTGTGTACAATTTACTATCAGTTCAATAAATCGGTTTTACTTTGTTCTGTTTTACTCTATATTTCGGTCTCCTTTGTTTTGTCAGAACTTTAAGCTGGTTGATAAAATAATGGGGGCTGGTCCTTCTTAAATGGACTAGTTTGGTGGTTTTTTGGCCTAGTTCGGCATGGTGGAAATGGATTTTGGACCTTCCTGGTAAGTATTGCTTGGGAGGGTTCATTTCAGTGCCACAATAGATTGTGAAATTATTCATTAGTGTAAATTGTTGGGGAAGATTCACACAGGTATTTAGTTTTTGATCTAGGGGGAGAGAGGTCAGTCAGTCTCTGGTGTCTCATTTTTTGGTGCAGTGCCGGCCCTTAATGAATGGCCCTGATTTTTGGAGATCTATTCTCCTGCTAGGTTTCAGACAACGGGTTCTGCTTAAGGAATCTGTTGTCATAGTGTGGTGGTGAACGTAAGTAGATAGATCTGCTCGGGAACCCCTCAGTGGGTTCCCACAGCACTGATTTAGAGAGCATAATGCAGATAATTCTGCTCCCAATAAAAACCTCCTGAATGAGGAACACTGCAATAAAAGCAGTGGTGGTTGGttaataataaagacaataacTCCCATTATCCCACGCTACTTCCCAACATCATCAATCTCcatcttttgttattgtttcgATTTAGAGACCCCTAgtggcagaaaattacatattgcaggtttaacatttaaacagccAAATTAGTTGTTAATGCTTAAATGGGAACATGACAAATTGATGCAGCACAGGCAAGTTAAACTGGAAGTGATGCTATAAACTGAAGCTTATAGACGAGGAAAAGCTGTCTGGTGTGGGTGCTGGTCGGGAAGTAAGTCGACTTAACTTTGAAACTAACCTGCAATTGCTTCCCAGGTTTACAGAAAAAGATCCAgacctgtttttctctttgttcgAGCAGGTGACAGAGACCCAGAACTGGTCTGACGAGGACTGCACACTGTTGTTACAATGCCTCCTCACAGATAAACGTTTACCTACAGTGATGCAGGGCGTATGAACTGGTTTTCAAAGCAGATCTGCATCGTTTTAGGAATTGTAGCAATTGTAGCAGTAAACTAGGATAACTGCAGTTAGTTATTTTGGGTTGTGAGAATTTGGTAGAAATGgttatttattgtaatattttgcGGAGTACCTGGTCGGTCTCTGCTCTTAAGCAGGGGGTGTGGGTGAGGTGATGACCCCTCCCATTTCACTTGTGGCTCCTCATGTGTGTTTTGCCTGCTCTTGTGTAGGAGGCAGCCAGAGTGGCGGATGTGTGTCAGGAGGATGGGCCACACCTGAATCAGCTCCtcctcatttctctctttctctcctctcagcttGCAGAGATTAATTTGGTTGTGTATTGGGTtctatttaatttacttttcacCTTACCCTTTTCATACATTATACTTTCACACATCTATGCCCTCACTACACCACTGATTCTACTGATATACATTTGGAGGGGGGTGGGAATGATTATCTTCAGGGGAAGAAACCCTGAGATTTAGAGTTAAGCAAAATGAAGAGGAAGCTGCCACGTGAGCAGTCATATGTCCTGGTGTGGAAAGGTAAATATCTAATCTCACCTCATATTGCTGCATTAGTTGTATCATGGAATCCCCCACAAAAAGCACATCTGGTTCAGCATCTTTACACTCCTGCACAAATCTTGTgtgctgtaaaaaacaaacacaacacaacagagTTTGAGATGTGGTCCATAATTTTGACCGACAGGGTAAATAAATGAGCATTTACATGTCAATCACAGTAAACAATACAATTTAATCAGTTCCACATGAGGCCTTTCAGTCTGCGTAAAAGATTTAGAAAAAAGATTTAGAAAAAGATTTATAATAATACTATTATAATACTCATTAGCCTTCCTAGTCGGACAAAATCCTACAAGCTCATCACAGACAAAACACATCTGGTACCCCATCTGATAGAGAGCTTGAAGTAAAGCAGACTGTCTCAGTCCTATTAGCTTTGGAGGATTAACTTTGCATAGACATAAGACAGGGTgccacaaaaacaagaaagacaGCAGGTCTTGGGAATAGGTACAATTCATGagcacatgatttttttttttctgtaaggTCACAAACCTAAAATAATGATCATCCACAAGAATCTGTGAAATGCTGGTTTACATGTCAGCATGTGGAAATGACCAATAAAACACTGAgctttggtttgtgtgtgaaattggAGAGTTAAAGTCAAAATGGGAATGTTGTCCTCCGTTTATCTAATGAGCACTCAGAGCTTACAGTAATATGAAAAACATCTCATGTAAAGTGTGCAAAATTAAGAGTATGACAATGGTGCAGTCCCAAAACAACTCAGTGTTTCATCTACAGTTTTGGTAGCAATAAAAGGATTCAGTCATGCATTACTCTGCTGGAaacttttgtttacattttattcaaatctGATTTGAGCATGAAGAAGTCCAAGAAAAACGCAACCCCGCTGAGAAA
This Scomber scombrus chromosome 14, fScoSco1.1, whole genome shotgun sequence DNA region includes the following protein-coding sequences:
- the pafah1b2 gene encoding platelet-activating factor acetylhydrolase IB subunit beta, producing the protein MSGDELNPAAVAEPVDDAQGDERWMSQHTRFVQECKDAEPDVLFVGDSMIQLMQQYEVWRELFSPLHALNFGIGGDTTCNVLWRLQNGELENIRPKAVVLWVGTNNHEHTAEQVAGGILAIAKLLTSSLPKAKIVVLGLMPRGERPNPLREKNAAVNGFLRSWLPRLGQAQFLDVSGEFVHSDGTIGPQDMFDFLHLTSTAYRTIAKPLCDLLLQILDETPEERRASLV